Sequence from the Romeriopsis navalis LEGE 11480 genome:
AAAAGCGATCCTGATAAAGATTTGTAACACAAACCACCGCACTTACGGTTATCGGTTTGGGCCAAAAATCTTAAGAAAATCGTAAATCTCGGACGATTGATTAGCCGGGATCGCCCGACTGATAAGGGTTATTAATCAATTGTGCGGGGACAACGAACGTCCCATCCCACTCTCCTCGTCCAAGTAAAAGCCAACAGGAACACACCAGTCAGGATGTCACAAAAGCTGCAACATCGAATTACTTTGGATCGATTTTGACGATTCTTTACCTCACAATCAGTGTCATTTGAGGTGCTTATTCCGGCGATGTCAGGCGATTATCCTGGAGTTCTTCGTAAAGTAAGTCGAGGCCGACCAATACACGCTCGCGATCGGACAGATCACCGATAATTTTCCGCACCGGTGGTGGCAAAATTTTGGACAGCGTTGGGGTCGCCAAAATTTTATCTTCTTCGGCCAACTGTGGATTTTTCAAGACATCAATCACCTTCAGCGCATAAACGCCGTGGAATTCCTCTTCCAGGATCGTATTTAAGGTTCTCAATGCACGAACTGAGTTCGGCGTATTCCCAGCCACGTAAAGCTTGAGAATATAGGTTTTTTTCGCGGTTTTCATAACGGCTCACCATCAAGATGAGGCGGCCAACAGATAGGAGATGAGTCAACCTCTCCCTTGTTCGTTAGCACGACCTAGGACTAATTCAGGACTGAACTTGAAACGGATAATTGTCATGTGACAGGTGCTAAATCAAAAAAATATAATGAGAAACAACATGGCTGCATGGTAACCAACGCCTTATATACGCGTTGTAAGCCGTGACACAATGTCGCTTATTGACATTTTGATGGGTGATCAAGTTACTGATTTTCAGGGGCTTCCCGAGGAATCGAACGACGATACATCTCGCAGAGATGCGCCAGCGTATCAATCAGGGTTAAACGATAATCCAATAGGATGTCCTCACCCCTGCCCTCTAATTTTAATTGTTTGGCGAACTGATCAATTAAATCCATATGAATTTCTACAACTTTCGCCACCGACAGGTCAGCGAAAAAGACGGTATTCACGAAGGCGTCGAGCTTATCGTTATTGGTCGGGTCATCCAGAAAGTAGGTAACGATAATGTCACGGTAAGAAGCCTTTAGTTCTTTTAAGAATTGCGCCCGCTCCGCCGCATCCATTTCGCGGGCAAAATTGTTCGGATCTCGTTTGTAATACACGCCTAAGTAGCCAAGTCGTTCTTTCAGTTTACTGGCTAGACGCTGTTGTTGTTGACGCAAAAGATTCTGGGCCGCGGCTTTTTCATTATCTGTGGATCCGGCAGCTTGGGGTGAGCGATGCCCCTCAACCGCACAGAGCGGGGATAGCTCTAAAAAGTCTTGCATGGCTTGATCAATCGCCGCGCCGATCGAATCGATCGGCGCAATCGGCAAGTAAACTTCAGCGGCATGGTAGCGCAGAGGCGAAATTGGCTGCTCATCGAGATCGCGCTGAGGGTGCAAAACCAGTGCCGGCAAGAGAATTGCCTGCTCCTGTAAAAAACTAATCATTGTTGGCAAGCGCGCTTCTTCATACAAAATCAGACAATCAATTTGCTGATGTTCGCGCTGAATTGCTGCCAAAAAATCGGACTGTGATCGAAACAGTCGGACATCATAACGCTGCCGCTCTAAATATTGCTGCAATACCTGCGCAACATCATCTGTACTGGTGAATACGCAAATCAACAAACGTTCATTGGCTGGCGTAACAGAGGATTGAACAAGCACAACGTATGGGGAATTTGCAAGGGGATAAATCGACAATTGAGGATTACACGTTTGTGTAATCAAGCTGAAGTCATTATAACGAGTTACCGGCTGCTCAACAGTTGACCACCATAATAGGTAGAGCGATAACCACCGATGGCAGCGAGGCTCTTCAATGGCTGCATCTACAGTCTATCTTCAGGCATTTCAAGAAATGGTGGCGATCGGTCAACTCACCGATACGGTTGAAACGATCGCCCAGAAGTTTTGCGAAACCTTAAGCCATCGTCTACTCGTATTGAATGACAACCAACCGACGGGCGTCATTTATCTACCCAAATTGTTGCCCTATCTGCTGAGTAATCACCCACAACAGGTGCCAATTAGCAGCATTCAGCCCAGCCTGATTGACCCCTTACCACTTGGGATCGATCACCCCACGGAGATCACTTCAACGATGTCCCAAGACTTAGCCGCCCGGAATGCTGATCTGACTCAGCTTAATCGACTCAAAGATGAATTTCTCGCCTGCGTCACCCATGAACTCCGGAGTCCCCTGACCGCAGTCTTAGGATTGTCCACCTTACTTAAGGATCAATCCCTGGGTCCGCTCAACGATCGCCAACTGCGGTATGCCCGACTGATTTATAACAGTGGCCGGCATTTGATCAGCATTACCAACGACATGCTGGATTTGACCCGGATTGAGACCAACCAACTTGACATGAACTTTGGGACGGTCAATATTTCACAAGTTTGTCGCAATGCCTTTGAACAAGCGCGACAGTTACGACGGCTCGAAGATAATCATGTACCCCACCAAACGCCCAGCAATGACTTAGTCAAACCCCTAAATCCCAACTTGAATAGCGAGGACCTTGATTTACCGCCATTTAACTTGGAAGTTGCACCGGATTTAGTCAATATCACGGCCGACGAAACACGATTGCGGCAGATGTTGGTGAATCTGCTATCGAATGCCATGAAGTTCACCGAGAACGACGGGAGCCTCGGTCTCCGGGTGAATCGCTGGGAAGGCTGGATTGCATTTACGGTATGGGATACTGGCATCGGCATCCCACCGGATAAACAACATCTGATTTTTCAAAAATTTCAGCAATTAGAAAGCACGATGACCCGTCAGTTTGAAGGCACGGGCTTAGGCTTGGTTTTGACCATGCGCCTGGCCCACTTACATGGTGGCGACATTACATTTACATCGCAAGAGCATCACGGTAGCCAATTCACCTTACTCCTGCCCCCAGAGCCACCCCAATCAATTTCCCAAAACCATCCGCCGCACCCCACGACAACCAGCAGTCGGGCCAATAGTAATAACAATCCGGCATTGGCCTCACGCTTAGCCTTAGTAATCGATGCCAGTTCCCACAACTTAGAAGACTTACGCGCCCATTTGACGGAATTAGGTTATCGGATTGCGGTCGCCCGCTCCGGCCCTGATGCCTTAACGAAAGTCCGCCAACTGCAACCCAGCGTCGTGTTCTTAAATCCCGTCTTACCAATCCTGTCGGGTTGGGATGTGCTCACACTGCTGAAAGCCAACAGCCAAACCAAATCAATTCCCGTGATCGTCACCGGGTCGAATAACGATCGATCGACGGCCCAACAGCTACAGGCAGACGATTTTCTTAATTTTCCGATCTTGCACCATCGGCTGGAAGCCTTACTCGAAAAACTCCACAGCGCGATCGCGACAGAGCGTATCCATGCGCATAAGCCCCATGTGATCATCTACCTGAGTCCCGCTGAAGCCGATGCGGACAGTACACGCACGCTGAAAATTAATCATCTCCTGCATCAATATAATTTCCGGGTATTAGAGTCTCATAACTTAGAGCAGGCCGAACTATTAGCGAAAGTCTGGAAAGCGCAAGTTGTTGTCTTAAATCAAATCCCTGCCTGCCCCTCCAGTTATTTAAGCCAATTTATTGAACAGCCGTATCTTGCTTCCTTACCGCTGATTACGCTGGATGAAGCTACGACTCAAGTCGCGAATCAAATGCCCGATTTGGCCGTATTCCCCTGCCTTGTGGAATGGGATAATCCGACCCAGCGCGAGCGCACGATTCGGATTGCGCCAGAAGCCTTTACCGAAAATTTGTTGAAGGCGGTTGAAGTGGCGATCGGGTTTGCGGGCCGTCCTTTAATTCTGGCAACGGATGTTGACCAATGGCAAGCATCCCCGCCCAACACTCGCCATGATTGGCTTAATGCCTTGGCACAGTACGTTCAAGCGGCCGGATTGCGCTGTAGCGTGGGTCGATCACTGACGGATATTTTGCATACCTTGGAAACACAGAGTGTTGATTTATTGCTCCTCCATTGGAATCAGGATCAAACGGCGCTCCAACAAACCATTAAGAGTTTGAAGTCGCTGCAAGCCGAACAACAAAGATTGCCCGCCACAATTCTGATTAACTCCGAGGAAAACCCCAATGAAATTCCGACGGCTTTACGGCGCACACTTGACCAACTGCAAATCACGATCGTCAACTCCAGTGAATCAATGGATGATTTGCTCAGCCAAATTCGCCAAGTTCTGGGGATCGCCAATTAAATACTGAATTCAATCACCCCGCTTCGTTGTACCGCCTCCACAGGTTTGGGCATCAATTGGTGCCGTTGGCTTGTATGTCCCCTTTGTGTCAGCCAGACAATACACCACAGTAGTAGTCGGCCCATCCGGCGACAATTCCGCCGATTTAATTTTGAAGACACCCGCAACATAACCCTGTTTATTGGGTCGTAGGGACTGGCCATAAACGATGACGCGATCAAGCTGCACATCCATCAAATAACGATTCCTTTCAGACTGCCCTGAGATCGGATTGCCAAGCTCGGCAATCGTCGCCGCGAATTTGCCCTGTTCTAGAAAATACGCTTGCTGTGAACGAGCCAACGTACCAACATGTGCTACAACTTCCGAACTACAGCCACAGGCAGGTTTTGGGGCATGAAGGGCCAAGATCGCACTACCCACCGTGCCAAACGCCACCACAGCCACCAAGCCTTTCACAATAAGTTTCATTGAGCGTCTATTTGCCTCATCACCAATATATTTAGCCGCAATCAACTGCCTAGAATTGGGAAATTGAGGAGTTTCTCCTGGCTTAAACTGACCCGCCCACGATCCAACATAGCAATTCTGATAAACGTAATCAAATCCATATCCATCAGAGCGATCGCCCAACTCCAGCAAAAAAATCCCATCCGTATTTTGGCTCGTTAGAGTTGAAGTATATTAAATAGCCCCTTTTCGCAGACCTGCTTCTCATCTTGTGCCATGCCCGAACCCACTAGCACCGCCAAAAATCCCTTTACCGTTGGTCGCCCGGTCAGTTCTGATCGATTCATCGGCCGCGCGAGCGAAATCGCCACCGCCCTCGACCAAATTATCAGCCGGGGACATTTGGCCCTCTGGGGCGGTCCCGGCGTTGGCAAAACCTCACTACTCAACCTCTTGAGCCAACCGCATCAATGGCAAGTTCGCGGCTATGACCCAACGGGTGCGGTCTTTATTCAGCTAAGCTGCCTCGGGATCAGCCCATTTCGAGCAAGTGAATTCTGGCGCGAAATCCTGCAACAGCTACACGACTTAGTCGATCCGCAAATTCAAGCAACGATCGCGCCCAAGCTGATGGAAGCGCATCCCGGCAAGGAAGATTTACGATCGGTGCTGCGACTGCTCGGACGGAAAAAGCAATATCTTGTCTTAATGATTGACGATTACGATGCCGCATTACAGACTTCGCCGCACTACAGTGCCGCCGAGATGGCAACACTCGTCAGTGATTGTCGGAATCTTTGCTCCCATTCCGTCGAGCGGGCTTACTTATCGATGGTGATTACCTCGTTGCGCCGCTTGAACGAGCTTGGTCCGAAACTCCAACCCGGCAGCTCACCTTGGTACAACCACTATTTATTTCTACCGCTCAAACCCTTTAGTGATAGTGATGTCATGGCTTTGATGGCCGGACTGCCGATCACCCCTGCCCTGCGCGATGGGATTCGGGAAATGTCCGATGGTCACCCTGCCCTCTTACAAAATGCCGGACATCTGCTCTACCGCGAACTGCGATCAGGCAATGTACCGGACCTCATTTCCTTTGCTCAGGATTTCCAAACGGCCACGACACATCTGTTTGAAGCCCAGTGGAATATTGCCAATGAAATTGAACAAACACTGATGATGCTAATTGCCCTGATGAATCTTCAGGGGCGACTACAAGGGAAAGTCTATGACATGGGCGATTTACCCGTGGTGTTTAGCCAAAAGGAACGGGAACTCTTGAACTTAGTTGACCAAGGTGTGCTGGTGCAACGCGGTCGATCGGGGGAACTCAACTTTGCCTTTGCCTCTTCCATGCTGGAATGGTGGGTTGTCGAGGAACTCGAAAACAGTAGCGAAACCTGGCTGACCGAAAGACAACGCATCTTTCTCAACCTCATGAGCCATCGCCAAGCGCAAATCGTTACCACCGCCATCCACTGGCTATGGCAAAACAAAGA
This genomic interval carries:
- the kaiB gene encoding circadian clock protein KaiB — encoded protein: MKTAKKTYILKLYVAGNTPNSVRALRTLNTILEEEFHGVYALKVIDVLKNPQLAEEDKILATPTLSKILPPPVRKIIGDLSDRERVLVGLDLLYEELQDNRLTSPE
- a CDS encoding circadian clock protein KaiA yields the protein MLVQSSVTPANERLLICVFTSTDDVAQVLQQYLERQRYDVRLFRSQSDFLAAIQREHQQIDCLILYEEARLPTMISFLQEQAILLPALVLHPQRDLDEQPISPLRYHAAEVYLPIAPIDSIGAAIDQAMQDFLELSPLCAVEGHRSPQAAGSTDNEKAAAQNLLRQQQQRLASKLKERLGYLGVYYKRDPNNFAREMDAAERAQFLKELKASYRDIIVTYFLDDPTNNDKLDAFVNTVFFADLSVAKVVEIHMDLIDQFAKQLKLEGRGEDILLDYRLTLIDTLAHLCEMYRRSIPREAPENQ
- a CDS encoding ATP-binding response regulator; this translates as MAASTVYLQAFQEMVAIGQLTDTVETIAQKFCETLSHRLLVLNDNQPTGVIYLPKLLPYLLSNHPQQVPISSIQPSLIDPLPLGIDHPTEITSTMSQDLAARNADLTQLNRLKDEFLACVTHELRSPLTAVLGLSTLLKDQSLGPLNDRQLRYARLIYNSGRHLISITNDMLDLTRIETNQLDMNFGTVNISQVCRNAFEQARQLRRLEDNHVPHQTPSNDLVKPLNPNLNSEDLDLPPFNLEVAPDLVNITADETRLRQMLVNLLSNAMKFTENDGSLGLRVNRWEGWIAFTVWDTGIGIPPDKQHLIFQKFQQLESTMTRQFEGTGLGLVLTMRLAHLHGGDITFTSQEHHGSQFTLLLPPEPPQSISQNHPPHPTTTSSRANSNNNPALASRLALVIDASSHNLEDLRAHLTELGYRIAVARSGPDALTKVRQLQPSVVFLNPVLPILSGWDVLTLLKANSQTKSIPVIVTGSNNDRSTAQQLQADDFLNFPILHHRLEALLEKLHSAIATERIHAHKPHVIIYLSPAEADADSTRTLKINHLLHQYNFRVLESHNLEQAELLAKVWKAQVVVLNQIPACPSSYLSQFIEQPYLASLPLITLDEATTQVANQMPDLAVFPCLVEWDNPTQRERTIRIAPEAFTENLLKAVEVAIGFAGRPLILATDVDQWQASPPNTRHDWLNALAQYVQAAGLRCSVGRSLTDILHTLETQSVDLLLLHWNQDQTALQQTIKSLKSLQAEQQRLPATILINSEENPNEIPTALRRTLDQLQITIVNSSESMDDLLSQIRQVLGIAN
- a CDS encoding type IV pilin-like G/H family protein, producing MKLIVKGLVAVVAFGTVGSAILALHAPKPACGCSSEVVAHVGTLARSQQAYFLEQGKFAATIAELGNPISGQSERNRYLMDVQLDRVIVYGQSLRPNKQGYVAGVFKIKSAELSPDGPTTTVVYCLADTKGTYKPTAPIDAQTCGGGTTKRGD
- a CDS encoding AAA family ATPase, whose product is MPEPTSTAKNPFTVGRPVSSDRFIGRASEIATALDQIISRGHLALWGGPGVGKTSLLNLLSQPHQWQVRGYDPTGAVFIQLSCLGISPFRASEFWREILQQLHDLVDPQIQATIAPKLMEAHPGKEDLRSVLRLLGRKKQYLVLMIDDYDAALQTSPHYSAAEMATLVSDCRNLCSHSVERAYLSMVITSLRRLNELGPKLQPGSSPWYNHYLFLPLKPFSDSDVMALMAGLPITPALRDGIREMSDGHPALLQNAGHLLYRELRSGNVPDLISFAQDFQTATTHLFEAQWNIANEIEQTLMMLIALMNLQGRLQGKVYDMGDLPVVFSQKERELLNLVDQGVLVQRGRSGELNFAFASSMLEWWVVEELENSSETWLTERQRIFLNLMSHRQAQIVTTAIHWLWQNKDELPSIIEWLAKVSSAFPKGLIP